In one window of Juglans regia cultivar Chandler chromosome 3, Walnut 2.0, whole genome shotgun sequence DNA:
- the LOC108980754 gene encoding uncharacterized protein LOC108980754, whose amino-acid sequence MASTLLLVVVFVLDLIAFALAVAAEQRRTKARLTEDPNYSYCVYDSDIATGLGVGSFLFLMASQVLIVVASRCLCCGKALRPSGSRAWAICLFITCWVMFIIAEACLLAGSVRNAYHTQYMTRLKSNPPSCEMLRKGVFGAGAAFVVLTGIFAQLYYVSYSKANDVTSTYARDTGVRMEKL is encoded by the exons ATGGCTTCCACGCTGTTACTTGTCGTGGTGTTCGTGTTGGATCTGATAGCTTTTGCTCTTGCTGTTGCTGCCGAGCAAAGAAGGACCAAA GCCCGGTTAACAGAAGATCCAAACTACAGTTATTGCGTTTATGATTCTGACATCGCAACTGGCTTAGGTGTTGGGTCATTCCTGTTCCTAATGGCTAGTCAAGTCCTGATTGTGGTGGCAAGTCGTTGCTTGTGCTGCGGGAAAGCTTTGAGACCAAGTGGTTCTAGAGCATGGGCAATTTGCTTATTCATTACCTGCTG GGTGATGTTTATTATTGCTGAAGCATGCTTGCTGGCTGGTTCTGTGCGGAATGCCTACCACACCCAATACATGACTCGATTGAAAAGTAATCCTCCTTCCTGTGAGATGCTAAGAAAGGGAGTTTTTGGGGCTGGGGCTGCTTTTGTGGTCTTAACAGGTATATTCGCCCAGCTTTATTATGTTAGCTATTCTAAGGCAAACGATGTTACGTCTACCTATGCAAGGGACACTGGTGTGAGGATGGAGAAACTATAA
- the LOC108980760 gene encoding dof zinc finger protein DOF1.4-like → MGLSSRQVSGDGLDWSQAFLQDQTTLELPKTPPIMRRQQQQNQQQQSEPLKCPRCDSSNTKFCYYNNYNKSQPRHFCRACKRHWTKGGTLRNVPVGGGRKNKRLKKSSTATSASTSTSASAATTSTTNSDVDNKLKTAHMAIQAQQQRNNLPLSLGDQKCMSDILYQALLLPPSSLPQKNLFNSSNLDSKNLSPNNNACLGSAPHLPLDQNLNFPFSSSSSFNTNPSPIPTSFQSSDVYYNYTDQEFKTMGEPTITANIMANPSSTATQPWQIPTTTSGMDMSTYWTWDDIDTFASTDLNLQWDDFEIKP, encoded by the coding sequence ATGGGTTTGAGTTCTAGGCAGGTTTCTGGCGATGGGCTTGATTGGAGCCAAGCCTTCTTGCAGGATCAAACAACTTTGGAGCTGCCAAAAACTCCTCCGATCATGAGACGGCAACAGCAACAAAATCAGCAGCAACAATCTGAGCCATTAAAGTGTCCGAGGTGTGATTCATCAAACACGAAGTTTTGTTACTACAACAACTATAACAAGTCCCAGCCTCGGCATTTCTGCAGAGCTTGTAAAAGGCACTGGACTAAGGGTGGAACTCTACGCAACGTTCCGGTTGGTGGCGGCCGCAAGAATAAGAGGCTAAAAAAATCAAGCACTGCTACCTCTGCCAGCACCAGCACCAGCGCTAGTGCAGCCACCACCAGCACCACCAATAGCGATGTCGATAATAAGCTCAAGACGGCCCACATGGCTATTCAAGCTCAGCAGCAGAGGAACAATCTTCCTCTTTCACTAGGTGATCAGAAATGCATGTCTGATATCCTCTACCAGGCGTTGCTTCTTCCACCATCTTCGCTGCCGCAAAAGAATTTGTTCAACTCGAGCAACTTGGACAGCAAAAATCTCAGCCCCAACAACAACGCCTGTTTGGGTTCAGCTCCGCATCTTCCTCTAGATCAAAACCTAAACTTTCCCTTCTCAAGCTCAAGCTCTTTTAACACAAACCCATCTCCAATCCCAACCTCTTTCCAGTCCTCAGatgtttattataattacaCCGATCAAGAGTTCAAAACCATGGGGGAACCAACCATTACGGCCAATATCATGGCCAACCCAAGCAGCACTGCCACTCAGCCATGGCAGATACCTACAACAACCAGTGGTATGGACATGTCGACTTACTGGACTTGGGATGATATTGATACCTTTGCCTCTACCGATCTCAATCTACAATGGGATGATTTTGAAATCAAACCATAA
- the LOC108980756 gene encoding splicing factor 3B subunit 2-like — protein MVAETLPLLNGVVANGGISLNPNPDPASAKKSRESERRRRRRKQKKNSKASQAADPSAFDDNDAADKNAKENNDPQQLVEQVEVEYVPEQAEFDDGLDEEFRKVFEKFNFRETASTQENDNKVESVPTAAATKKADSDSEEEEQDNQQKEKGVSNKKKKLQRRMKIAELKQICSRPDVVEVWDATSADPKLLVYLKSYRNTVPVPRHWSQKRKFLQGKRGIEKQPFQLPDFIAATGIEKIRQAYIEKEDSKKLKQKQRERMQPKMGKMDIDYQVLHDAFFKYQTKPKLTSLGDLYHEGKEFEVKLREMKPGMLSQELKEALGMPEGAPPPWLINMQRYGPPPSYPHLKIPGLNAPIPPGASFGYHPGGWGKPPVDEFGRPLYGDVFGVHQQEQPNYEEEPVDKTKHWGDLEEEEEEEEEEEEEEEIEEEELEAGIQSVDSLSSTPTGVETPDVIDLRKQQRKEPERPLYQVLEEKEEKIAPGTLLGTTHTYVVNTGTQDKAAGKRVDLLRGQKSDKVDVTLQPEELEAMENVLPAKYEEAREEEKLRSQREDFSDMVAENEKKRKRKMQEKDGKSKKKDFKF, from the exons ATGGTCGCGGAAACTCTTCCGCTCCTTAACGGCGTCGTTGCGAACGGAGGTATAAGCTTAAACCCTAACCCTGACCCGGCCTCCGCCAAGAAATCCCGTGAGAGCGAACGGCGTCGCCGCCGGAGGAAGCAGAAAAAGAACAGCAAGGCCTCCCAGGCGGCGGACCCCTCGGCCTTTGACGACAACGACGCTGCCGATAAGAATGCCAAGGAGAATAACGATCCTCaacag CTTGTGGAGCAAGTTGAAGTGGAGTATGTCCCAGAGCAGGCAGAGTTTGATGATGGCCTGGATGAAGAATTCAGAAAAGTTTTTGAGAAATTCAATTTTCGTGAAACTGCCAGTACTCAG GAGAATGATAACAAGGTTGAGTCTGTCCCAACTGCAGCAGCGACCAAGAAGGCTGACTCAGATTCAGAAGAGGAAGAACAAGATAACCAACAAAAAGAGAAAGGCGTAtccaataagaaaaaaaag CTTCAACGACGGATGAAGATTGCTGAACTGAAGCAAATTTGCTCAAGGCCTGATGTTGTTGAG GTGTGGGATGCAACCTCTGCAGACCCAAAGTTGCTGGTTTATTTGAAATCGTACCGAAATACTGTTCCAGTCCCCAGGCATTGGAGCCAGAAAAGGAAATTTTTGCAG GGAAAGCGTGGTATCGAGAAACAACCTTTCCAGCTTCCTGATTTTATTGCTGCAACCGGAATTGAGAAAATCCGACAG GCTTACATTGAAAAAGAGGACAGTAAAAAGTTGAAGCAGAAGCAACGAGAGCGGATGCAGCCAAAGATGGGAAAGATGGATATTGACTATCag GTTCTTCATGATGCATTCTTTAAATACCAAACTAAGCCAAAGCTTACAAGTCTTGGAGATCTGTATCATGAAGGGAAAGAGTTCGAG GTGAAGTTAAGGGAAATGAAGCCAGGCATGCTGTCACAAGAACTAAAAGAAGCTCTCGGTATGCCAGAGGGTGCTCCTCCCCCGTGGCTCATTAATATGCAG AGATATGGTCCGCCACCATCATACCCACATCTGAAAATTCCTGGTTTGAATGCTCCTATCCCTCCTGGAGCTAGCTTTGGTTACCATCCCGGTGGCTGGGGCAAGCCTCCTGTTGATGAG tttggaCGTCCTTTGTACGGAGATGTATTTGGTGTTCATCAACAAGAGCAGCCTAACTATGAG GAAGAGCCAGTTGATAAGACCAAACACTGGGGGgatttggaggaggaggaggaagaagaagaggaggaggaagaggaagaagagattgaagaagaagaattagaGGCTGGCATTCAGTCTGTAGATAGCCTCTCAAG caCTCCTACTGGTGTTGAGACACCGGATGTTATTGACCTTCGAAAGCAGCAGAGAAAGGAACCTGAGAGGCCTCTTTACCAA gtactggaagaaaaagaagagaaaattgcTCCTGGGACCTTGCTTGGAACGACGCACAC ATACGTTGTTAACACTGGCACCCAAGACAAGGCAGCTGGCAAAAGG GTTGATCTGCTTAGAGGTCAGAAATCAGATAAAGTGGATGTCACTCTACAGCCAGAAGAGTTGGAAGCCATGGAGAATGTGTTGCCAGCAAA GTATGAGGAAGCAAGGGAGGAAGAGAAGCTGCGGAGTCAGCGGGAAGATTTCAGTGACATGGTTGCAGAG AACGAGAAGAAAAGGAAGCGGAAGATGCAAGAAAAGGACGGGAAGTCAAAGAAGAAGGATTTCAAGTTCTAG